The following are from one region of the Simiduia agarivorans SA1 = DSM 21679 genome:
- a CDS encoding type II secretion system F family protein, which yields MTASGESSGDLDKQLEHAAKNMDRELEWRLAAALGIMEPLVVVIMGVLVTGIVMAILLPIFEMNTMV from the coding sequence ATGACGGCCAGCGGCGAGTCCTCGGGTGATCTCGACAAACAATTGGAACACGCGGCCAAAAACATGGACCGCGAACTGGAATGGCGGCTGGCCGCCGCGCTGGGCATTATGGAGCCTTTGGTGGTGGTCATCATGGGCGTGCTGGTGACCGGCATTGTCATGGCCATCCTGTTGCCGATCTTTGAAATGAATACCATGGTGTAA